A window of the Streptomyces griseochromogenes genome harbors these coding sequences:
- a CDS encoding RNA polymerase sigma factor → MTTATPPTPALPWDRLGAPYPASLWRRFTHALSTRVLARVRAGTTAGPAAPPGHHAHAGAEGLVVPEPPPGIEELYHHRRLSLVRLAVLLVDDLPTAEDVVQDAFTALFRRHGHRLGALDDPEAYLRTSVVNGARSVLRRRRTVRAHTPEREQHAPAPEEDVLVHEDHREVLAALRTLTPRQREVLVLRYWSHLSEAEIAATLGLSRGAVKSTASRALDALGRRLEGLR, encoded by the coding sequence ATGACGACAGCCACACCACCGACGCCGGCCCTGCCCTGGGACCGGCTCGGCGCGCCGTACCCCGCATCGCTCTGGCGCAGGTTCACGCATGCGCTGTCCACCCGCGTCCTCGCGCGCGTACGCGCCGGAACCACGGCCGGCCCTGCGGCACCACCCGGCCACCACGCCCACGCCGGGGCCGAGGGGCTCGTCGTCCCCGAACCTCCGCCCGGCATCGAGGAGTTGTACCACCACCGCCGACTGTCCCTGGTACGTCTGGCGGTACTGCTGGTGGACGACCTGCCCACGGCCGAGGACGTCGTACAGGACGCCTTCACGGCGCTGTTCCGCCGCCACGGCCACCGGCTCGGCGCGCTGGACGACCCCGAGGCGTATCTGCGGACCAGCGTCGTCAACGGGGCCCGCTCGGTGCTGCGGCGACGCAGGACGGTACGGGCGCACACGCCCGAACGTGAACAGCACGCACCCGCTCCGGAGGAGGACGTCCTGGTCCACGAGGACCACCGGGAGGTGCTTGCGGCCCTGCGGACGCTGACTCCGCGCCAGCGCGAGGTGCTGGTCCTGCGCTACTGGTCGCACCTGTCCGAGGCCGAGATCGCGGCGACGCTCGGTCTGTCACGGGGTGCCGTCAAGTCCACGGCCAGCCGGGCCCTGGACGCCCTCGGCCGACGTCTGGAGGGTCTGCGATGA
- a CDS encoding serine/threonine-protein kinase has product MSDERRLVAGRYRLAERIGRGGMGTVWRAVDEVLAREVALKQLHAQPHLTAYELATLYERSRREARSAARVVHPNVVVVHDVVDDDGRPCIVMEYVRAPTLADLLQDGGALVPEEAARIGLGMIAALRAAHSAGVLHRDVKPGNVLLGAGGRVVLTDFGIALTAGTSTLTQTGEMVGSIDYMAPERIRGRTPGPASDLWSLGATLYQAVEGRPPFRRATAMETAYSIAVDPLEPMRQAGPLEPLIEALLSKEPEERPSAEETERELRAVRAGTATAERGLPALGAGTAAAEREAPTTGTGTATAARPRTVTQVGSGAEPTAARGSGRRGRRSRGRRKWPVLGSAVVALAAAATAGVLHTTGHHGESTSATRPASNGPTPPPTPTPSPVPDGYHLVHDERLGVSFPLPDDWKAGRRSGDEINYTDRSGLAGITIGTVAPAGPNPLAHFRDIEANTKVNYSTYRRLRMQQTVFRGQPAAVWEFSFKGRARAFRAIDLGYGKEGGREYDIYLSAPEAQWDTYRPVFDVVRDGFTTSG; this is encoded by the coding sequence GTGTCGGACGAGAGGCGGCTCGTCGCCGGGCGCTACCGGCTCGCCGAGCGGATCGGCCGTGGCGGCATGGGCACCGTGTGGCGCGCCGTGGACGAGGTGCTCGCCCGCGAGGTCGCCCTCAAGCAGCTGCACGCACAGCCCCATCTGACCGCCTACGAGCTGGCCACCCTCTACGAGCGCAGCCGTCGTGAGGCGCGCAGCGCCGCCCGGGTCGTGCATCCCAACGTGGTCGTCGTCCACGACGTGGTCGACGACGACGGCCGTCCCTGCATCGTCATGGAGTACGTCCGCGCGCCCACCCTCGCCGACCTCTTGCAGGACGGCGGGGCCCTCGTGCCCGAGGAGGCGGCCCGGATCGGCCTGGGCATGATCGCCGCGCTGCGGGCCGCGCACAGCGCCGGTGTGCTGCACCGCGACGTCAAGCCCGGCAACGTGCTGCTGGGCGCCGGGGGCAGGGTCGTCCTCACCGACTTCGGCATCGCGCTGACCGCCGGTACGTCGACCTTGACGCAGACCGGGGAGATGGTCGGTTCCATCGACTACATGGCCCCGGAGCGGATCCGCGGCCGGACGCCCGGACCGGCCTCGGACCTCTGGTCCCTGGGCGCGACGCTGTACCAGGCGGTGGAGGGCCGTCCGCCGTTCCGCCGGGCCACCGCGATGGAGACCGCGTACTCCATAGCCGTCGACCCGCTGGAGCCGATGCGGCAGGCGGGCCCGCTGGAACCGCTGATCGAGGCACTGCTGTCCAAGGAGCCGGAGGAGCGCCCGTCGGCGGAGGAGACGGAGCGAGAGCTACGAGCCGTGAGGGCGGGGACCGCGACGGCGGAGCGGGGACTGCCGGCCCTCGGGGCAGGTACTGCGGCAGCGGAGCGGGAAGCGCCGACCACGGGCACCGGGACCGCGACGGCGGCGCGGCCGCGCACCGTCACTCAGGTCGGATCCGGAGCGGAGCCGACTGCCGCGAGAGGGTCCGGACGGCGCGGGCGCCGGAGCCGGGGCCGCCGCAAGTGGCCGGTGCTCGGGTCCGCCGTGGTCGCCCTGGCCGCGGCGGCGACGGCCGGGGTACTCCACACGACGGGACACCACGGCGAGAGCACCTCCGCCACCCGGCCCGCCTCGAACGGCCCCACCCCTCCCCCCACGCCCACTCCCTCGCCCGTCCCCGACGGCTACCACTTGGTCCACGACGAGCGGCTCGGCGTCTCCTTCCCCCTCCCGGACGACTGGAAGGCAGGCCGGCGGAGCGGCGACGAGATCAACTACACCGACCGCTCCGGCCTGGCCGGCATCACCATCGGCACGGTGGCCCCGGCCGGCCCGAACCCGCTGGCACACTTCCGGGACATCGAGGCGAACACCAAGGTCAACTACTCCACGTACCGCAGGCTGCGCATGCAGCAGACCGTCTTCCGAGGGCAGCCGGCCGCCGTGTGGGAGTTCTCGTTCAAGGGGCGCGCCCGCGCCTTCCGCGCGATCGACCTCGGCTACGGCAAGGAGGGCGGCCGGGAGTACGACATCTACCTCTCCGCGCCCGAAGCCCAGTGGGACACCTACCGCCCCGTCTTCGACGTCGTCAGGGACGGCTTCACCACGTCCGGCTGA
- a CDS encoding toll/interleukin-1 receptor domain-containing protein, with the protein MKEVFINYRTGDGEKTAALIDQELSRRFGPKHIFRASRSIAPGEAYPGSLLAALRRSSLLLAVVGPDWINFRTRLNDPADWVRREIEEAFTCELPVVPVLDGRKTNRLSKSDLPPGLERLADLQSIPFDTHDTEDGLRRISDLVAEMVPGLDDLAQADETSPASDAVTNSIGDMCGTAVQSRDFTGDVGGTVVKGSHGPVHTGSGSIYQNSRHVSGDRHFSGNGMTYFEGDNHGNVQHRFGETDRREDHSR; encoded by the coding sequence ATGAAAGAGGTCTTCATCAACTACCGGACAGGCGACGGGGAGAAGACCGCCGCGCTGATCGACCAGGAACTGTCGCGTCGCTTCGGCCCGAAGCACATCTTCCGGGCTTCGAGGTCCATCGCTCCCGGTGAGGCCTACCCTGGCTCCCTGCTGGCCGCGCTGCGACGCAGTTCCCTGCTGCTGGCCGTCGTAGGGCCGGACTGGATCAACTTCCGCACGCGGCTGAACGATCCGGCGGACTGGGTGCGCAGGGAGATCGAAGAGGCGTTCACCTGTGAACTTCCGGTCGTCCCCGTTCTGGACGGACGGAAGACGAACCGGCTGAGCAAATCCGACCTGCCACCCGGACTGGAGCGGCTCGCCGACCTCCAGTCCATCCCGTTCGACACACACGACACCGAGGACGGTCTCCGGCGCATCAGCGATCTGGTGGCCGAGATGGTCCCCGGGCTCGACGACCTGGCCCAAGCCGACGAGACGTCGCCCGCGTCCGACGCCGTGACCAACTCGATCGGCGACATGTGCGGAACGGCGGTACAGAGTCGCGACTTCACCGGGGACGTCGGCGGCACCGTCGTAAAGGGATCTCACGGTCCTGTCCACACGGGCAGCGGCAGCATCTACCAGAACTCCCGACATGTGTCCGGTGACCGGCACTTCTCGGGCAACGGGATGACTTACTTCGAAGGCGACAACCACGGCAACGTCCAGCATCGGTTCGGTGAGACGGATCGGCGCGAGGACCACAGCCGGTGA
- a CDS encoding helix-turn-helix domain-containing protein: MPQPSTEFGEELRKRRLEAGLSLTALSGTVHYSKAQLSKVERGIKAPSRDLVRLCDAALGADGALIALATKGTPDVSAEPPPGSIDEEEDWIMQLSPDGPNRFQSLGRRGIVSAGVASLMTWRSSGSGPASPASGAGMLEASRSLFAHYRRLGQTVEPGLLLPVLIAQTHSLRELSAHTDTSTRQQLLALGSRYAEYVGWLVQETGDERAALWWTQRAVDLAAAGGDQALAGYALVRRALVTLYRDDAEQTIALARRAQSSTLPPRIRGLAAQREAQGHALAGDLHACLRALERARTFLARQDDGSDEPVIGTMHLPDPVGMVTGWCLVDLGRPREASEELDRQLALVGQDAVRTQVRYGVRRALAYASAGEIDHACALTAPLLDGVAAVRSATVTTDLQRLARILTRHSDHPSVRQLGPRLGTLSRSSTT, translated from the coding sequence GTGCCACAGCCGTCCACCGAGTTCGGCGAGGAGCTGAGGAAACGGCGCCTGGAGGCTGGACTGAGCCTCACGGCCTTGTCCGGCACCGTGCATTACAGCAAGGCGCAGTTGAGCAAGGTCGAGCGAGGGATCAAGGCACCCAGCCGTGACCTCGTTCGGCTGTGCGACGCCGCCCTCGGTGCCGACGGGGCACTGATTGCCCTGGCGACCAAGGGCACTCCGGACGTGTCCGCTGAACCCCCACCCGGCAGCATCGACGAGGAGGAGGACTGGATCATGCAGTTGTCGCCGGACGGCCCGAACCGGTTCCAGTCCCTGGGCCGACGAGGCATCGTGAGCGCCGGCGTCGCATCGCTGATGACATGGCGATCGAGCGGATCCGGCCCGGCCTCACCGGCCTCGGGTGCTGGCATGCTGGAAGCCTCCCGCTCGCTGTTCGCGCACTACCGGAGACTCGGCCAGACCGTGGAACCCGGTCTGCTCCTGCCCGTCCTGATCGCTCAGACGCACAGTCTGCGCGAACTGTCCGCTCACACCGACACCAGCACCCGCCAGCAGCTGCTGGCCCTCGGCTCCCGATACGCCGAGTATGTCGGCTGGCTGGTGCAGGAGACCGGCGACGAACGGGCGGCACTGTGGTGGACACAGCGCGCGGTCGATCTGGCGGCAGCCGGCGGTGACCAGGCACTGGCCGGCTACGCACTTGTCCGCAGAGCCTTGGTCACGCTGTACCGGGACGACGCCGAGCAGACCATCGCCCTGGCCCGTCGCGCACAGAGCAGCACGCTGCCACCACGGATCCGAGGGCTGGCCGCACAACGCGAAGCACAAGGACACGCACTCGCGGGCGATCTCCATGCCTGTTTGCGTGCCCTGGAGCGCGCTCGTACGTTCCTCGCCCGCCAGGACGACGGCTCCGATGAGCCGGTGATCGGCACCATGCACCTTCCGGACCCGGTCGGCATGGTCACCGGCTGGTGCCTGGTCGATCTCGGCCGGCCCCGGGAAGCAAGCGAGGAACTCGACCGGCAACTCGCCCTGGTCGGCCAGGACGCCGTGCGTACGCAGGTGCGATACGGCGTGCGCCGTGCGCTCGCCTATGCGTCCGCCGGCGAGATCGACCACGCATGTGCGCTCACAGCACCACTACTCGACGGCGTGGCGGCAGTGCGCTCAGCGACCGTCACGACCGATCTGCAGCGTCTCGCCCGGATCCTTACCCGCCATTCGGACCACCCTTCCGTACGTCAGCTCGGACCGCGGCTCGGCACGTTATCGCGCTCGTCCACTACCTGA
- a CDS encoding pirin family protein encodes MSNLDRAPVPSLCGGRGFVVAEPVRELLSPRLVKLGESTEVRRLLPNLGRRMIGAWAFVDHYGPDDIADEPGMQVPPHPHMGLQTVSWLHEGEVLHRDSTGSLQTIRPKQLGLMTSGRAISHSEESPKSHARFLHGAQLWVALPDEHRHTEPGFEHHPDLPTVTAPGLTATVILGNLDGSASPGTTFTPIVGADLALTRGADVRLPLEPDFEYGVLAMSGETHVDGVPVLPGSMLYLGCGRTELPLRAESDAGIMLLGGEPFAEELIMWWNFVGRTQDDIKQARQDWMSGSRFGEVKGYDGDPLPAPELPTVPLKPRGRVR; translated from the coding sequence ATGAGCAATCTTGACCGCGCGCCCGTACCGAGCTTGTGCGGCGGCCGCGGGTTCGTCGTCGCCGAGCCCGTCCGCGAGCTGCTGAGCCCCCGTCTGGTGAAACTCGGCGAGTCGACCGAGGTGCGCCGGCTGTTGCCGAACCTCGGCCGGCGCATGATCGGCGCCTGGGCCTTCGTCGACCACTACGGCCCCGACGACATCGCCGACGAGCCCGGCATGCAGGTACCGCCGCATCCGCACATGGGGTTGCAGACGGTCAGCTGGCTGCACGAGGGCGAGGTGCTGCACCGCGACTCCACCGGCAGCCTGCAGACCATCAGGCCCAAGCAGCTGGGCCTGATGACCTCGGGCCGGGCCATCAGCCACTCCGAGGAGAGCCCGAAGTCGCACGCCCGCTTCCTGCACGGCGCCCAGCTGTGGGTCGCGCTCCCCGACGAACACCGCCACACCGAACCCGGGTTCGAGCACCACCCCGACCTGCCCACGGTCACCGCGCCCGGCCTCACGGCGACGGTGATCCTCGGCAACCTCGACGGATCGGCCTCCCCCGGTACGACCTTCACCCCGATCGTCGGCGCGGACCTCGCACTCACCCGCGGTGCCGACGTCCGCCTGCCCCTCGAACCGGACTTCGAGTACGGCGTGCTGGCGATGTCCGGCGAGACCCACGTGGACGGCGTGCCGGTACTCCCGGGCTCGATGCTCTACCTCGGCTGCGGCCGCACCGAACTCCCGCTGCGTGCCGAGTCGGACGCCGGAATCATGCTGCTGGGCGGCGAGCCGTTCGCCGAGGAGCTGATCATGTGGTGGAACTTCGTCGGGCGTACGCAGGACGATATCAAACAGGCCCGTCAGGACTGGATGAGCGGGTCGAGGTTTGGGGAAGTGAAGGGCTACGACGGGGATCCGCTGCCTGCACCCGAGCTGCCGACCGTACCGCTGAAGCCGCGGGGCCGAGTGCGCTGA